A genomic segment from Paenibacillus sp. FSL K6-1096 encodes:
- a CDS encoding TIGR01777 family oxidoreductase, with protein MKYIICGGSGFIGRELTGYLLRSGHQVLSVGRKLPEGKPGHPNLSYLTWNSLEANPEAAEGADALINLAGASLSQRWTPGGKRAIMESRLVTVDSAGKLLQSLKHKPPVVVQSSAVAIYGTSEQDTYDETSPVRVVDFPSEVVKTWEEAADEAYQGFRLIKLRTGVVLGNESGAFPKMKLPYSLGFGGRIGSGKQWLSWIHLADIVRLIEFCVLQPEIDGPVNATAPQPVTNEQFGKMVGKVYHRPHWFPVPAFVLKTAVGELSEILLKGQRVLPSKAVNHGFTFTYPTLQPALEQLKSE; from the coding sequence ATGAAATATATCATTTGCGGAGGCAGCGGCTTCATCGGCAGGGAGCTGACCGGGTATCTGCTGCGCAGCGGCCACCAGGTGCTCAGTGTCGGGCGGAAGCTTCCCGAAGGCAAGCCCGGACATCCGAATCTCAGCTATCTAACCTGGAACAGCCTGGAAGCAAACCCCGAAGCGGCGGAGGGCGCAGATGCGCTGATTAATCTTGCCGGAGCTTCACTCAGCCAGCGCTGGACTCCCGGGGGTAAGCGGGCCATCATGGAATCCCGGCTGGTTACGGTTGACTCTGCCGGGAAGCTGCTGCAATCCCTTAAGCATAAGCCCCCTGTAGTCGTCCAGTCCTCCGCTGTCGCTATCTACGGTACTTCTGAGCAGGATACTTATGATGAGACCTCCCCGGTCCGGGTAGTCGATTTCCCGTCAGAAGTCGTCAAGACCTGGGAAGAGGCTGCGGATGAAGCTTATCAGGGCTTCCGGCTGATCAAGCTGCGCACGGGTGTGGTGCTGGGCAATGAGAGCGGCGCTTTTCCCAAGATGAAGCTGCCTTACTCACTTGGCTTCGGCGGCAGAATCGGCAGCGGGAAGCAATGGCTGTCCTGGATTCATCTTGCGGATATCGTCCGGCTGATTGAATTCTGCGTTTTGCAGCCTGAGATCGATGGTCCCGTCAATGCCACAGCTCCGCAGCCGGTCACGAATGAGCAGTTCGGCAAGATGGTCGGCAAGGTCTACCACCGCCCGCATTGGTTCCCTGTCCCGGCGTTTGTGCTGAAGACTGCTGTCGGCGAGCTGTCAGAAATTCTGCTGAAGGGTCAACGCGTGCTGCCCTCCAAAGCGGTCAACCATGGCTTCACCTTCACCTATCCTACCCTGCA
- a CDS encoding DUF2621 domain-containing protein: MHYQLSSSLLSTAPSNWFMNSIAFWTFVLLGCMCIGGFFMFRKFLKVLPKADGKSKLDWQNYWVERSRPLWSNEMKAFLDQLVQPVPGPFRDIAKHSIAAEIGRLAVESGAAEVTRDHCIQGYILATPRRDNRFLINFLEKNGIDYAPYKHLVK; encoded by the coding sequence ATGCATTACCAATTATCCTCAAGCTTATTATCCACGGCGCCAAGCAACTGGTTTATGAATTCGATTGCATTCTGGACGTTTGTCCTGCTGGGCTGCATGTGCATCGGCGGCTTTTTCATGTTCCGCAAATTTCTGAAGGTGCTGCCCAAGGCAGACGGCAAATCTAAGCTGGACTGGCAGAACTACTGGGTCGAGCGCAGCCGTCCGCTGTGGAGCAACGAGATGAAGGCGTTCCTGGACCAGCTTGTCCAGCCGGTGCCCGGTCCCTTCCGTGATATCGCCAAGCATTCCATCGCTGCCGAGATCGGCCGGCTTGCCGTGGAGAGCGGGGCCGCAGAAGTAACCCGTGATCACTGTATCCAAGGATATATTCTCGCCACGCCCCGGCGTGATAACCGCTTCCTGATTAATTTTCTGGAAAAGAACGGCATCGACTATGCCCCCTACAAGCATCTGGTGAAATAA
- a CDS encoding deoxyribonuclease IV — MLKIGSHVSCADKGLLSAANEANEYGSTSFMIYTGAPQNTRRKPIESMFPEEGKLAMRENGVSEIVVHAPYIINLGSYKENTYQLAVDFLQEEIRRTHALEVKHIVLHPGAYTDKDAAFGVQRIADGLNEVLGGTDETEVHIALETMAGKGTEVGRSFEEIASIIDKVEFNQRLSVCLDTCHIHDAGYDIVNDLDGVLQQFDDIIGLKRLGVIHINDSKNPRGAGKDRHTPIGSGYIGYEAIHNVVHHEALAGLPFILETPWIGKDAKKVRPMYEIEIALLRGNVAERFGAEFLQELEELHAFMDKQELDSRRYVLDVWELLKNDAKAKKADPREPMERLYDQVIAAGLFPQLSEEAVNHRLIAWMAGKQLLQNA, encoded by the coding sequence ATGCTGAAAATAGGTTCTCATGTGTCCTGCGCGGACAAGGGGCTGCTGAGCGCAGCCAATGAAGCCAATGAATACGGATCTACCTCGTTTATGATATATACGGGAGCGCCGCAGAATACGCGCCGGAAGCCGATTGAGTCGATGTTCCCCGAGGAAGGGAAGCTGGCGATGCGGGAGAACGGCGTCAGCGAGATTGTAGTGCATGCCCCCTACATTATTAACCTGGGCTCCTACAAGGAGAACACCTACCAGCTCGCCGTAGACTTCCTGCAGGAGGAGATCCGCCGCACCCATGCGCTGGAGGTGAAGCATATTGTTCTCCATCCGGGTGCCTACACCGATAAGGATGCTGCATTCGGGGTTCAGCGCATTGCCGACGGCTTGAACGAGGTGCTGGGCGGAACAGATGAGACCGAAGTCCATATCGCACTGGAGACGATGGCCGGCAAGGGAACAGAGGTTGGCCGCAGCTTCGAGGAGATTGCCTCTATTATAGATAAAGTGGAATTTAATCAACGGCTGTCCGTTTGTCTTGATACCTGCCACATTCATGATGCGGGCTATGACATCGTGAACGATCTGGACGGGGTGCTACAGCAATTCGATGATATTATCGGTCTTAAGCGGCTGGGCGTCATTCACATCAATGACAGCAAGAACCCGCGCGGAGCGGGCAAAGACCGCCATACCCCGATTGGTTCCGGCTATATCGGATATGAGGCTATCCATAATGTCGTGCATCATGAAGCACTGGCCGGGCTGCCGTTCATCCTGGAGACCCCATGGATCGGCAAGGATGCCAAGAAGGTTCGTCCGATGTACGAGATAGAGATTGCGCTGCTGCGCGGCAATGTGGCGGAGCGCTTTGGAGCGGAATTCCTCCAGGAGCTGGAAGAGCTGCACGCCTTCATGGACAAGCAGGAGCTGGATTCCCGCCGTTATGTACTGGATGTATGGGAGCTGCTGAAGAACGACGCCAAGGCCAAAAAAGCAGATCCCCGCGAGCCTATGGAGCGTCTGTACGACCAGGTTATAGCTGCCGGATTGTTCCCTCAGCTTAGTGAGGAAGCCGTTAACCACCGGCTGATCGCCTGGATGGCCGGCAAGCAACTGCTCCAGAACGCGTAG
- the purU gene encoding formyltetrahydrofolate deformylase, whose product MELHVKRDHSSGTHHPDRARMLISCPDGPGIVAAVSHFLYQHGANIVQSDQYTMDPDGGMFFMRVEFDLPNLDQRIEEVRTIFGGVAERFKMEWQIFSVSHKKRLAIFVSKEDHCLVELLWQWQAGDLDADIALVVSNHTDMQAYVESFGIPFHHIPVTAETKAEAEARQLGVIGDDIDVIILARYMQIISPSFIEHYRHRIINIHHSFLPAFVGGKPYAQAYQRGVKIIGATAHYVTEELDGGPIIEQDVQRVSHSDDVNELKRIGRTIERVVLARAVKWHIEDRILVHHNKTVVFN is encoded by the coding sequence ATGGAATTACATGTGAAAAGAGATCATTCATCAGGCACCCATCACCCGGACAGGGCACGTATGCTTATCTCCTGTCCTGACGGTCCGGGGATTGTGGCGGCGGTATCGCATTTTCTGTACCAGCACGGGGCCAATATAGTGCAGTCCGATCAATATACGATGGACCCGGACGGCGGGATGTTCTTCATGCGGGTAGAGTTTGACCTGCCTAATCTGGATCAGCGGATTGAAGAAGTGCGTACCATCTTCGGCGGGGTTGCCGAACGCTTCAAGATGGAATGGCAGATTTTCAGCGTAAGCCACAAGAAGCGGCTGGCGATCTTCGTCTCTAAGGAGGACCATTGCCTGGTCGAACTCCTCTGGCAGTGGCAGGCCGGGGATCTGGATGCGGATATCGCCCTTGTCGTCAGCAACCATACCGATATGCAGGCTTATGTGGAGTCTTTCGGGATTCCATTCCATCATATTCCGGTTACGGCCGAGACGAAGGCTGAAGCGGAAGCGCGTCAGCTCGGGGTAATCGGTGATGATATCGATGTTATCATTCTGGCCCGGTACATGCAGATTATTTCTCCATCGTTCATTGAGCATTACCGCCACCGGATTATCAATATCCACCATTCGTTTCTGCCCGCATTCGTTGGCGGCAAGCCGTATGCCCAGGCGTATCAGCGCGGGGTCAAGATCATTGGTGCGACTGCCCACTATGTGACAGAGGAACTGGACGGCGGCCCGATTATTGAGCAGGACGTGCAGCGTGTCAGCCACAGCGATGATGTGAACGAACTGAAGCGCATCGGACGTACGATTGAACGGGTGGTTCTGGCCCGGGCCGTGAAATGGCATATCGAGGACCGTATCCTCGTACACCACAATAAGACCGTTGTGTTTAATTAA
- a CDS encoding ATPase, T2SS/T4P/T4SS family has translation MISSNAAVDIRLFSLKESVLRTSKPGKEDFYSFLHTMKSEMNTGLDREEDSYFELNAKALIGDPQAVSFFMNEIEKYLRRTPFTGQVPEAYRTAAEALFHEWKGFGPAYRWFTDRAYSESTGMQIIGRQIFYNHQGRFVAYPYEMPSLDRVEQLKRSLLKSDPGKKLNKDNPSVEFKMDDPLWPGRFIRLAIWVSPRVWEGFTTISLRRQVFEFLDLDDQAGTECIPAEAIDLIRALTGTFRNTIIAGAVGSGKTTFANTIVGEQLLGSSSCMGVVMIEKHPESILPYQIKGHRIIPIQASNEELMEVGVESLRHDPNILYMTEMRYHEWEFYLWSGEKGYDGITGTFHTVDAEDIPYQGAFAVSTRIGGSLKGHLISALKSCELVFILESVPEGKKRLARISEVYYEESTNSVFANDLMRWEPEQSGWSYNDRLTEGLMLKMKKKNARAARVFLQELGHLAAQKPMTGPLKESLKSKMVLNE, from the coding sequence ATGATAAGCAGTAATGCGGCAGTAGACATCCGGCTGTTCTCACTGAAGGAGAGCGTGCTGCGCACCAGCAAGCCGGGCAAGGAGGACTTCTACAGCTTCCTGCACACCATGAAAAGCGAAATGAACACCGGACTGGACCGGGAGGAAGACAGCTATTTCGAGTTGAATGCCAAGGCGCTCATTGGAGACCCGCAGGCGGTCAGCTTTTTCATGAACGAGATTGAGAAATACTTACGCCGCACCCCGTTCACCGGGCAGGTGCCGGAGGCTTACCGGACAGCAGCCGAAGCGCTGTTTCATGAATGGAAGGGCTTTGGCCCCGCGTACCGCTGGTTCACGGACAGGGCTTATAGTGAATCCACCGGGATGCAGATTATCGGGCGGCAGATTTTTTATAACCATCAAGGCAGGTTTGTGGCGTATCCCTATGAGATGCCTTCGCTGGACCGGGTAGAGCAGCTGAAGCGCTCGCTTCTAAAGAGTGATCCGGGCAAGAAGCTGAACAAGGATAATCCTTCGGTAGAATTTAAAATGGATGACCCCCTGTGGCCGGGCCGCTTCATCCGTCTGGCGATCTGGGTCTCCCCGCGGGTCTGGGAGGGCTTCACCACCATCTCGCTGCGGCGGCAGGTCTTTGAATTTCTGGATCTGGATGACCAGGCGGGTACAGAATGCATTCCTGCGGAAGCGATTGATCTGATCCGTGCGCTGACCGGTACGTTCCGCAATACGATCATTGCCGGTGCCGTAGGATCGGGCAAAACCACGTTCGCCAATACCATTGTCGGGGAGCAGCTGCTTGGCTCATCCTCCTGTATGGGTGTCGTAATGATCGAGAAGCACCCGGAGTCGATTCTGCCTTACCAGATCAAGGGTCACCGGATTATCCCGATCCAGGCCTCCAATGAGGAGCTCATGGAGGTTGGGGTGGAATCGCTGCGGCATGACCCGAACATTCTGTACATGACGGAAATGCGTTATCACGAGTGGGAGTTCTACCTGTGGAGCGGTGAGAAGGGGTATGACGGCATTACTGGGACTTTTCATACGGTGGATGCGGAGGACATCCCTTATCAGGGGGCGTTTGCCGTATCCACGCGGATTGGCGGCAGCTTGAAGGGGCATCTCATCTCGGCGCTGAAATCGTGCGAGCTGGTGTTCATTCTGGAGAGTGTGCCGGAGGGCAAAAAGCGGCTTGCGCGAATCTCCGAGGTCTACTATGAGGAGTCCACCAACTCGGTATTTGCGAATGATCTGATGCGCTGGGAGCCGGAGCAGTCGGGCTGGAGCTATAATGACAGGCTGACCGAAGGGCTGATGCTGAAGATGAAGAAGAAAAACGCCAGAGCCGCGCGGGTATTTCTGCAGGAGCTTGGCCATCTCGCCGCGCAGAAGCCGATGACGGGTCCGCTGAAGGAGAGTCTGAAATCCAAAATGGTGTTGAACGAATAG